One part of the Mariniflexile litorale genome encodes these proteins:
- a CDS encoding DUF983 domain-containing protein, which translates to MFKKGSKLYSILTGTCPKCHEESMFKNKNPYILSEALSMHETCSNCGTKYKMEPSFFYGSMYVSYPVGIAFATAAFVISFFVFKANINIIFTSIVATLIVFMPVILRLSRNIWINFFIHYDKSFAKKK; encoded by the coding sequence ATGTTTAAAAAAGGCTCAAAATTATATAGCATTTTAACGGGAACTTGTCCAAAATGCCATGAAGAATCCATGTTCAAAAATAAGAACCCATACATTTTATCAGAAGCATTAAGTATGCACGAAACGTGCAGTAATTGTGGCACGAAGTATAAAATGGAACCCTCTTTTTTTTATGGATCAATGTACGTGAGCTACCCAGTTGGTATTGCTTTTGCAACTGCCGCATTTGTTATTTCTTTCTTTGTTTTTAAAGCAAATATTAACATCATATTTACCTCTATAGTTGCAACACTTATTGTTTTTATGCCTGTAATTTTAAGACTATCTAGGAATATTTGGATAAACTTTTTTATACATTACGATAAATCTTTTGCTAAGAAAAAGTAA
- a CDS encoding FAD-binding oxidoreductase: MQVDYIIVGSGLAGISFCEQLKVHNKSFVVFDNASQQSSTVAGGLYNPVVLKRFTPVWKCKEQLDLALPMYANLETLLDVKLDYKIPVNRKFASLEEQNDWFTASDKPILSEYLSPKIIKNENNAIEAPFGFGQVLETGRIDVKTLIEAYKGYLLRNGWFLESLFNYEALSNEEGRIRYRNIEAKYIVFAEGFGVKNNPFFKNLPLVPAKGELLTIHAPDLKIDYVLKAGVFLIPLGNHLYIVGATYEWKDLSAQITDLAKEELLVKLKKQITCEFEVVNQVAGIRPTVKDRRPLVGKHAIHENMFVLNGLGTRGVMIGPYVALELYNFIEKGKPLEEEIDIKRFNL; this comes from the coding sequence ATGCAAGTAGATTATATTATAGTAGGAAGTGGACTAGCAGGTATTAGTTTCTGTGAGCAATTAAAGGTTCATAACAAATCATTTGTGGTTTTTGATAATGCGTCACAACAATCCTCAACTGTTGCGGGAGGTTTGTATAACCCGGTTGTTTTAAAGCGTTTTACACCTGTATGGAAATGTAAAGAACAGCTCGATTTGGCATTGCCTATGTATGCGAATTTAGAAACGTTATTAGACGTTAAGTTAGATTATAAAATCCCTGTAAATCGGAAATTTGCATCGTTAGAAGAACAAAATGATTGGTTTACAGCTTCCGATAAGCCAATACTTTCTGAATACCTTTCACCAAAAATCATTAAAAATGAAAATAATGCTATAGAGGCTCCATTTGGTTTTGGTCAAGTTTTAGAAACCGGGCGCATTGATGTCAAAACTTTAATAGAAGCTTATAAAGGATATTTATTACGTAATGGATGGTTCCTTGAGTCATTATTTAATTATGAAGCCCTGAGTAATGAAGAAGGTCGTATTCGATACCGAAACATAGAAGCTAAATACATCGTATTTGCTGAAGGTTTTGGGGTTAAAAATAACCCATTTTTTAAAAACTTGCCATTAGTACCCGCGAAAGGTGAATTACTAACTATACACGCACCCGATTTAAAAATAGATTATGTTTTAAAAGCTGGTGTATTTTTAATTCCCTTGGGAAACCACTTGTATATTGTAGGAGCTACTTATGAATGGAAAGATTTAAGCGCTCAAATTACAGATTTAGCCAAAGAGGAACTTTTAGTGAAGCTTAAAAAACAAATTACTTGCGAATTTGAAGTTGTAAACCAAGTTGCAGGAATACGCCCTACGGTAAAAGATCGACGTCCGTTAGTTGGTAAACATGCAATACATGAGAATATGTTTGTATTAAACGGTTTGGGTACGCGTGGGGTGATGATTGGACCTTATGTGGCACTAGAACTTTATAATTTTATTGAAAAGGGAAAACCTCTTGAAGAGGAGATTGACATTAAAAGGTTTAATTTATAA
- the gldN gene encoding gliding motility protein GldN, which yields MNLKSFLLTVTAVFTVSSIFAQANILNAKNPQEIGVRTDAQKAIDNDKPLEYGYVDDRDILFSKMTWEKVILDERANFSLYYPVDTNNIGSERRCLYDVLMKNVKNGKIKNIYDDSYFKTKRTLKDIEATLVKIDTTELGIEQLNAGEELSAEYINRRDLTAADIAEYHIKGLWYFDKRQAEMKYRLLGIAPVAPDVNFIDSDSPDLVELFWIFFPDARGVLHEAKSFNNKNTSMPFSFDHVLNARRFQGYIYKEENVQEDRAITEYISDNALMQLLESERIKEKIRDFELDMWTY from the coding sequence ATGAATTTAAAAAGTTTTTTATTAACCGTAACAGCTGTTTTTACAGTGTCAAGCATATTTGCTCAAGCAAATATACTAAACGCTAAAAATCCTCAAGAAATTGGGGTAAGAACAGATGCTCAAAAGGCCATAGATAATGATAAACCGTTAGAGTATGGTTATGTAGACGACAGAGATATTCTGTTCTCTAAGATGACTTGGGAGAAAGTTATTTTAGACGAACGTGCTAACTTTTCATTGTATTACCCAGTTGACACCAATAATATTGGTAGTGAAAGGAGATGTTTGTACGATGTGCTTATGAAGAATGTTAAAAATGGTAAGATTAAAAACATTTATGACGATTCTTATTTTAAAACTAAACGAACTTTAAAAGATATTGAAGCCACATTAGTGAAAATTGATACTACTGAATTGGGTATTGAACAACTAAATGCAGGTGAAGAATTATCGGCTGAGTATATCAATAGAAGAGATCTTACGGCTGCCGATATTGCAGAATATCATATTAAAGGTCTTTGGTATTTTGATAAGCGTCAAGCAGAAATGAAATACAGATTGTTAGGAATTGCTCCTGTAGCTCCAGACGTTAACTTTATAGATTCTGATAGTCCTGATTTAGTGGAATTGTTTTGGATATTTTTTCCAGATGCTAGAGGGGTATTACATGAGGCGAAGTCATTTAATAATAAGAACACCTCCATGCCATTTTCATTCGACCATGTGTTAAATGCCAGACGTTTTCAAGGTTATATTTATAAAGAAGAGAATGTACAAGAGGATAGAGCAATTACAGAATACATATCGGACAATGCTTTAATGCAATTGCTAGAGTCTGAAAGAATTAAAGAAAAAATTAGAGATTTTGAATTAGATATGTGGACATATTAA
- the gldM gene encoding gliding motility protein GldM, whose protein sequence is MAGGNLSPRQKMINLMYLIFIAMLALNMSKEVLSAFGLMNEKLTESNQATSQRNTAFMANLEQKASDQPEKYVSLKSKADQIEALASKFDKYLEDLKGNMVAKIDDPTDYEIMDKGDYLDENFFKGGKLKPEGEEFLAQMAAYREGVAKILADEKGMQNVVKDVKEKFSTDDVTNRDGIKQSWLDYHYKGFPLVASLTKMTQLQADIKTTQSEVLSTMLQGTLSSEVSMTNYTTLMETSKSAYFNGEQFDGQIVLGRKDASTKPSRVELTLDGRKLEEDQYSIEEGKVKLKIGTGGVGEHKIEGKLIFAQDGEDVEVPVNSSFATVAKPNAATISADKMNVVYRGVKNPMTISFAGIADNNVNASAQGLSRVSGSRYIMDATRIQGREVTINVTGKIDGLNVSDKATFRIKDLPKPTGTIRGEDGSIKMQRNALDISTVGAKFDDFDFELPLSVTGFKFKVPGQPTVDVNGNKLDSRAKSVLLKAKRGDDVQIFDIEARASGVSVILKKVSPIIIEITN, encoded by the coding sequence ATGGCAGGAGGAAATTTATCACCCAGACAGAAAATGATTAATCTGATGTATTTAATATTTATAGCGATGCTAGCATTAAATATGTCCAAGGAAGTGCTTTCAGCATTCGGATTAATGAACGAAAAGCTTACCGAGTCTAATCAAGCTACAAGTCAAAGAAATACGGCTTTCATGGCGAATTTAGAACAAAAAGCTTCAGATCAACCAGAAAAATATGTATCGTTAAAATCTAAAGCAGACCAAATTGAAGCATTAGCTTCAAAATTTGATAAATACTTAGAAGATTTAAAAGGTAATATGGTTGCAAAAATTGACGACCCTACAGATTACGAAATAATGGATAAGGGCGATTACCTGGATGAAAACTTCTTCAAAGGTGGAAAATTAAAACCTGAAGGAGAAGAATTTTTAGCTCAGATGGCAGCCTATAGAGAAGGTGTTGCTAAAATTTTAGCAGATGAAAAAGGTATGCAAAATGTAGTTAAAGATGTAAAAGAAAAATTTAGCACAGACGATGTTACCAACAGAGATGGTATCAAGCAAAGTTGGTTAGATTATCATTACAAAGGGTTTCCTTTAGTAGCATCATTAACAAAAATGACACAACTTCAAGCCGATATTAAAACAACTCAGTCTGAAGTATTATCAACAATGTTACAAGGAACACTTTCTAGCGAGGTGTCTATGACCAATTATACAACCTTAATGGAGACATCTAAATCTGCTTATTTTAATGGAGAGCAGTTTGATGGACAAATTGTATTAGGTCGTAAAGATGCTTCAACAAAACCGAGTAGAGTGGAGTTAACTTTAGATGGAAGAAAATTAGAAGAGGACCAATATTCTATTGAAGAAGGTAAAGTTAAGTTGAAAATTGGAACTGGTGGTGTTGGTGAACACAAAATTGAAGGGAAGTTAATCTTCGCTCAAGATGGTGAAGATGTTGAAGTGCCTGTGAATTCATCATTTGCTACGGTTGCAAAACCTAATGCTGCAACTATTTCAGCAGACAAAATGAATGTTGTATACAGAGGGGTTAAAAACCCAATGACTATTTCTTTTGCTGGTATAGCAGATAATAACGTAAATGCTTCAGCTCAAGGTTTAAGTAGAGTAAGCGGTAGTAGATATATAATGGATGCTACCAGAATTCAAGGTAGAGAAGTTACAATTAATGTTACTGGTAAAATTGATGGTTTAAATGTTAGCGATAAAGCAACATTCAGAATTAAAGATTTACCAAAACCAACTGGAACTATAAGAGGTGAAGACGGTTCAATAAAAATGCAACGTAACGCCCTTGATATTTCAACTGTTGGAGCTAAATTTGATGATTTTGATTTCGAATTACCATTGAGCGTAACTGGCTTTAAATTTAAAGTACCAGGACAGCCAACGGTTGATGTAAACGGTAATAAACTAGATAGTAGAGCAAAATCCGTATTATTAAAAGCAAAACGGGGAGATGATGTTCAAATTTTCGATATTGAGGCAAGAGCTAGCGGTGTTAGCGTGATACTTAAAAAGGTGTCTCCAATCATTATTGAGATTACGAATTAA
- the gldL gene encoding gliding motility protein GldL, translated as MANSKASKKFMNMAYGLGAAIVIVGALFKIIHFEIGPLTGNFMLTLGLVTEAIIFALSAFEPVDNELDWSLVYPELAGGETSKKDKNENPEGLLSKKLDELLKDAKIDGELMASLGESIKNFEGAAKSMSSNTSSIEASKKYGEELSLAAAQMESLNSLYKVQLESASKQATINEESVENASKLKEQMQSLASNLSSLNGVYGGMLSAMNKN; from the coding sequence ATGGCAAACTCAAAAGCAAGTAAAAAGTTCATGAATATGGCTTACGGATTAGGTGCAGCAATTGTAATTGTTGGTGCACTATTCAAAATTATTCACTTTGAAATAGGCCCTTTAACAGGTAACTTCATGTTAACTCTTGGTCTTGTAACAGAGGCAATTATCTTCGCATTATCAGCATTCGAACCTGTAGATAATGAATTAGATTGGTCTTTAGTGTACCCAGAATTAGCTGGAGGAGAAACAAGTAAAAAAGATAAAAATGAAAATCCAGAAGGCTTATTATCAAAAAAATTAGACGAGTTATTAAAAGACGCCAAAATTGATGGTGAATTAATGGCAAGTTTAGGAGAAAGTATTAAAAACTTCGAAGGTGCAGCGAAAAGTATGTCATCTAATACAAGTTCTATTGAAGCTTCTAAAAAATATGGTGAAGAATTATCATTAGCAGCAGCTCAAATGGAATCTTTAAACAGTTTATATAAAGTACAATTAGAAAGCGCTAGTAAACAAGCAACAATTAATGAAGAGTCTGTTGAAAATGCATCTAAATTAAAAGAACAAATGCAATCTTTAGCATCTAACTTGTCATCATTAAATGGCGTGTATGGTGGTATGCTGTCTGCTATGAACAAGAACTAA
- the gldK gene encoding gliding motility lipoprotein GldK, giving the protein MDMKKFILLTTVITMLASCGSNDKGELVGVKGKKWHPEKPYGMELIPGGAFIMGKGDDDLAGIHDAPAKTATVRAFYMDATEITNSEYREFVNWVRDSILRYKLAVLADEVGKMPEDGGIGEFAFKDADTANMSVYEKYMFENYTGLGPTGYEGRKINRKVDLIFDTADYPDEYYTEVMDTMYLPLEDSYNGQRTWDVKKFKFQYSHMDMQEAAKNRGIKRRDAIVKEEIEVYPDTAVWIRDFAYSYNEPMHNDYFWHDAYSDYPVVGVTWKQAKAFCEWRTIKKNSYQKSRKGAAMVNTFRLPAEAEWEYAARGGLQAATYPWGGPYTKSDRGCFMANFKPVRGDYAADQALYTVEAKSYEPNDYNLYNMAGNVSEWVNASYDPSSYEFTSTINPSVNDNNNQRKIVRGGSWKDVAYFLQVSTRDYEYADSARSYIGFRTVQDYMGTQVTGNK; this is encoded by the coding sequence ATGGATATGAAGAAGTTTATATTATTAACCACAGTAATAACAATGCTAGCGAGTTGTGGCTCTAACGATAAGGGCGAACTAGTTGGTGTTAAAGGAAAAAAATGGCACCCTGAAAAACCTTATGGAATGGAACTTATTCCAGGTGGTGCTTTTATAATGGGTAAAGGCGATGACGATTTGGCGGGTATTCATGATGCACCAGCTAAAACGGCAACGGTAAGAGCTTTTTATATGGATGCTACCGAAATAACAAATAGCGAATACCGCGAATTTGTTAATTGGGTTAGAGACTCAATACTTAGATACAAACTAGCTGTTTTAGCAGACGAAGTTGGGAAAATGCCTGAAGATGGTGGTATTGGTGAATTTGCTTTTAAAGATGCAGACACGGCTAATATGTCTGTTTACGAAAAATATATGTTCGAAAACTATACAGGTCTAGGACCTACAGGATATGAAGGACGAAAAATTAACCGTAAAGTTGATTTGATTTTCGATACTGCTGATTATCCAGATGAATATTATACAGAAGTAATGGATACCATGTATTTGCCATTAGAAGATTCTTATAATGGACAACGTACTTGGGATGTTAAAAAGTTTAAGTTTCAATACAGTCACATGGATATGCAGGAAGCTGCAAAAAACAGAGGAATTAAACGTAGAGATGCTATTGTAAAAGAAGAAATAGAAGTATATCCAGATACAGCGGTTTGGATTAGAGATTTTGCCTATTCTTATAACGAGCCTATGCATAACGATTACTTTTGGCATGACGCATATAGCGATTATCCAGTAGTAGGTGTTACTTGGAAACAAGCTAAAGCATTTTGTGAGTGGAGAACTATTAAGAAAAACTCATACCAAAAATCAAGAAAAGGTGCAGCCATGGTAAATACTTTTAGATTACCCGCTGAAGCTGAATGGGAATATGCCGCAAGAGGAGGTCTTCAAGCAGCTACTTATCCATGGGGTGGCCCTTACACAAAAAGTGATAGAGGCTGTTTTATGGCAAATTTTAAACCTGTAAGAGGTGATTATGCTGCCGATCAAGCATTATATACCGTAGAAGCTAAGTCTTATGAGCCTAATGATTACAACCTGTATAATATGGCAGGTAACGTGTCAGAGTGGGTAAATGCATCATACGATCCCTCTTCTTACGAATTTACATCAACTATTAATCCAAGTGTTAACGATAATAATAATCAACGTAAAATTGTTAGAGGTGGATCTTGGAAAGACGTGGCATACTTTTTACAAGTAAGTACAAGAGATTACGAATATGCAGATTCTGCAAGAAGCTATATTGGTTTTAGAACAGTTCAAGATTACATGGGGACACAAGTAACGGGCAATAAGTAA
- a CDS encoding formimidoylglutamase, with amino-acid sequence MNFNFLSPVSDVVLAHNELLSLQALGRKIRIHSTQKGIPDLEGVNIAILGVLENRNDVNYIGEEFQLNEIRKTFYGLFPGSWHTITADLGNINKGESVEDTYFALKTTIAILIKKNIIPIIIGGTQDLTYPNYRAYDTIMPMVNIVNVDSKFDLGDSTKPIKNDSFIGKIILDQPYNLFNYATIGYQTYFNSQEEKDLMDSLYFESYRLGSVSKDITLVEPVMRDANIVSIDLSSVKGAEVSLNQKFSPNGLDGKEICAIARYAGISNKVSSFGIYEYKPSKDDDITCMLISQMLWYFIEGVNFRVKDDDFSNDSSHQKFITLVESQELVFYKSNKTGRWWIEIPFLMEINNKLKRHTLLPCMHQDYIDACNNIVPERWYKALQKNSV; translated from the coding sequence ATGAATTTTAATTTTCTTTCACCTGTTTCAGATGTGGTTTTGGCTCATAATGAATTACTTTCTTTACAAGCCTTAGGTAGAAAAATTAGAATTCATTCTACACAAAAAGGAATTCCAGATTTAGAAGGAGTTAATATTGCCATTTTAGGTGTTCTTGAAAATAGAAATGATGTTAATTATATAGGAGAAGAATTTCAGTTAAATGAAATTCGAAAAACCTTTTATGGTCTTTTTCCAGGAAGTTGGCATACTATAACGGCCGATTTAGGTAATATAAATAAAGGAGAAAGCGTAGAAGATACTTACTTTGCTTTAAAAACAACTATAGCTATTTTAATTAAAAAGAATATTATACCTATTATTATTGGAGGTACCCAAGATCTTACGTATCCAAATTATAGGGCTTATGATACTATAATGCCTATGGTAAATATTGTGAATGTCGATAGCAAGTTCGATTTGGGTGATTCAACTAAACCCATAAAAAACGATAGTTTTATTGGGAAAATAATTTTAGATCAGCCATACAATCTTTTTAACTATGCTACTATTGGTTATCAAACCTACTTTAATTCTCAAGAAGAAAAAGACTTAATGGATAGTCTTTATTTTGAGTCTTATAGATTAGGTTCCGTTTCTAAAGATATTACACTTGTAGAACCTGTAATGCGCGACGCTAATATTGTTAGCATCGATCTAAGTTCAGTAAAAGGGGCAGAAGTTAGCTTGAACCAAAAGTTTTCACCCAATGGATTAGATGGTAAAGAAATTTGTGCTATTGCTCGTTATGCTGGTATTAGTAATAAAGTAAGCTCTTTTGGAATTTATGAATATAAGCCATCAAAAGACGACGATATTACCTGTATGCTTATTTCTCAAATGCTCTGGTATTTTATTGAAGGTGTCAATTTTAGGGTAAAAGATGATGATTTTTCAAATGATAGTAGTCATCAAAAATTCATAACATTGGTAGAGTCGCAAGAATTAGTGTTTTATAAAAGTAATAAAACAGGTAGATGGTGGATTGAAATCCCTTTTTTAATGGAAATTAATAATAAATTAAAGAGACATACGTTATTACCTTGCATGCATCAAGATTATATAGATGCTTGCAATAATATAGTGCCAGAACGCTGGTACAAAGCGCTTCAAAAGAATAGTGTTTAA